A window of the Vanessa cardui chromosome 25, ilVanCard2.1, whole genome shotgun sequence genome harbors these coding sequences:
- the LOC124540503 gene encoding facilitated trehalose transporter Tret1-2 homolog, which produces MAFSDNISPFIKQCFVTAAVGINIIGFGCILGFPAILLPQLKTPDTPILLTKGSESWIVAVLALSVLAGNFISPPFMDRLGRKMSHYVLTAIFLIGWFIITMATSVEALIVGRILQGVAGGILSTLRSILIGEYTSPSNRGAFLTIVSLSQAFGIFLVHLIGSFLSWQQTAFVCVFFPFISLVMIIYTPESPSWLVSKGRFDECRQVFRWLRGNNEDDELEDMIEARVAFEQAAVKENKNRNWFAKLYTIIRKREFYKPIIIMIHSNVLLQFSGGPTLSSYSTVIMSLLMGPEANAYFWMVFIDTQRIIFNTIAIFIINKTKRRVMIFTTGLLSVGSHFAIAIYGYCRTHGWGYGAVWLPAMLINLQYLAVAVGTVPMPQVIGGEVFALQYRSIGGTISQAAGGVAMFLALKTFPTLVDEVGLHGTYTFYGAVLLANLVIVLILLPETKGKTLQQIENEFRGRPIKLEELEAKQSLQSNPIEIYERKMSERRCSNPVLLT; this is translated from the exons TGTTTCGTAACCGCAGCCGtgggaataaatataataggttTCGGCTGCATCTTGGGTTTCCCAGCCATCCTGCTGCCCCAACTGAAAACCCCGGATACGCCCATTCTGTTAACAAAGGGATCCGAGTCATGGATTG TTGCAGTGTTGGCTCTAAGTGTACTCGCCGGCAACTTCATATCCCCACCGTTTATGGACCGTCTTGGACGCAAGATGTCGCATTACGTGCTCACCGCCATTTTCTTAATAGGCTGGTTCATCATAACAATGGCAACCAGTGTTGAG GCTTTGATCGTTGGAAGAATCTTACAAGGAGTCGCTGGTGGTATTCTGTCAACTTTACGATCTATACTAATTGGCGAATACACCAGTCCGTCAAATCGTGGAGCTTTTCTGACTATAGTATCCCTGTCACAAgcttttggtatatttttagtcCATCTCATTGGGTCCTTCCTGAGCTGGCAGCAGACTGCATTTGTATGCGTATTTTTTCCGTTTATAAGTCTTGTTATGATAATTTACACACCGGAATCTCCAAGTTGGTTAGTATCTAAAGGCAGATTTGATGAATGCAGACAAGTATTTAGATGGTTAAGAGGAAACAATGAAGACGACGAACTAGAAGATATGATTGAAGCTAGAGTCGCTTTTGAACAGGCCGCTGTTAAAGAAAACAAGAACCGAAATTGGTTCGCCaaattgtatacaataattCGAAAGAGAGAGTTCTATAAACCGATTATTATCATGATCCACAGCAATGTGTTATTGCAATTCTCGGGTGGACCTACATTATCATCTTACTCCACAGTAATTATGAGCCTCCTAATGGGACCAGAAGCAAACGCATATTTTTGGATGGTCTTTATAGATActcaaagaattatttttaatacgatagCTATTTTTATCATCAACAAGACTAAACGGAGAGTAATGATCTTCACCACGGGGTTGCTATCCGTGGGAAGTCATTTTGCAATTGCAATCTATGGGTACTGCAGAACTCATGGTTGGGGATATGGTGCTGTGTGGCTACCAGCTATGTTGATCAATCTGCAATACTTGGCGGTGGCGGTAGGTACTGTGCCAATGCCTCAAGTTATAGGTGGAGAGGTATTCGCTCTGCAATATAGGAGTATAGGCGGTACTATTAGTCAGGCAGCAGGGGGAGTGGCGATGTTTTTGGCTCTAAAGACATTTCCCACATTGGTAGATGAAGTTGgattacacggtacatacacaTTTTATGGTGCTGTTTTGTTAGCAAACttagtaattgttttaattctgCTGCCAGAGACGAAAGGAAAGACTCTACAACAAATAGAGAACGAGTTCCGAGGCCGACCGATTAAACTAGAGGAGCTAGAAGCCAAACAGTCACTGCAGTCAAACCCGATTGAAATTTACGAAAGAAAGATGTCGGAGAGGAGATGCAGTAACCCCGTCCtactaacttaa